From Synechococcus sp. A10-1-5-1, a single genomic window includes:
- a CDS encoding lipid-A-disaccharide synthase-related protein, whose amino-acid sequence MPGRLLVLSNGHGEDLIALRVIQALKQRRPDIEVAVLSMVGEGAAYQGAEAQGLLRRVGPRRQLPSGGFSNQSLRGLLADLWAGVLGLTLRQWRFVRRWGKSGDPVLAVGDLLPLLLASAGGGPYGFIGTPKSDYTWASGPGSAGLAAVYHRLKGSEWDPWEWALMRCARCRMAAMRDRLTARGLRRHGVAAIAPGNPMMDGLDQGGLPLALRDWRRLLLLGGSRMPEATGNLKRLLEALAQVHCDGPLLVLAPIGSRPAPHEWELLLQGLGYEPIEPPEVLAELGAAAVWACGPRLLLIGPGCFSRWASWAELGLASAGTATEQLVGLGIPALSLPGPGPQFKRGFAERQSRLLGGSVRVCRSQAALAQRAEVLLSQPDLARQLGAIGIQRMGPAGGSAALARALEERLLGGEEGATG is encoded by the coding sequence ATGCCTGGCCGCCTGCTGGTCCTGAGCAACGGCCATGGGGAAGACCTGATCGCCCTGCGGGTGATTCAGGCGTTAAAGCAGCGGCGCCCCGACATCGAGGTGGCGGTGCTGTCGATGGTGGGTGAGGGTGCCGCCTATCAAGGGGCCGAAGCGCAGGGGCTGCTGCGGAGGGTGGGCCCTCGCCGGCAGCTGCCCAGCGGTGGCTTCAGCAACCAGAGCCTGCGGGGCCTGTTGGCGGATCTCTGGGCTGGGGTTCTGGGCCTCACCCTGCGTCAGTGGCGCTTTGTGCGCCGTTGGGGCAAGAGCGGCGATCCGGTCTTAGCGGTGGGGGATCTGCTGCCCTTGCTGCTGGCTTCGGCCGGCGGTGGGCCCTACGGCTTCATCGGAACCCCAAAGAGCGATTACACCTGGGCCAGCGGTCCGGGGTCAGCGGGTCTGGCGGCGGTTTATCACCGCCTCAAAGGCAGCGAATGGGACCCCTGGGAGTGGGCCTTGATGCGCTGCGCCCGCTGCCGTATGGCGGCGATGCGGGATCGGCTGACGGCCCGCGGCTTGCGGCGCCATGGCGTGGCCGCCATCGCGCCGGGGAATCCAATGATGGACGGCCTGGATCAGGGGGGGCTGCCGCTGGCCCTTCGGGATTGGCGACGTCTGCTGCTGCTCGGCGGTAGCCGAATGCCCGAGGCGACCGGCAATCTCAAGCGCCTGCTGGAGGCCCTGGCTCAGGTGCACTGCGATGGGCCCCTGCTGGTGCTGGCCCCGATAGGCTCCCGTCCGGCTCCCCACGAGTGGGAGTTGCTGCTGCAGGGCCTGGGCTACGAGCCCATCGAGCCTCCCGAGGTCCTCGCGGAGCTCGGGGCGGCGGCGGTTTGGGCCTGCGGACCACGCCTGCTGTTGATCGGCCCCGGCTGTTTCTCGCGCTGGGCCAGCTGGGCGGAACTGGGGCTGGCCTCCGCGGGGACGGCCACCGAGCAGCTGGTCGGGCTGGGGATCCCGGCGCTGTCGTTGCCTGGCCCAGGCCCCCAGTTCAAGCGGGGTTTTGCCGAGCGCCAGAGTCGCCTGCTCGGTGGTTCGGTTCGGGTCTGCCGGTCCCAAGCCGCCTTGGCCCAGCGGGCGGAGGTGTTGCTCAGCCAGCCTGACCTCGCCCGTCAGCTGGGCGCCATCGGCATTCAGCGGATGGGGCCAGCGGGCGGCAGCGCCGCCCTGGCGCGGGCCCTCGAAGAGCGCTTGCTGGGGGGTGAGGAGGGCGCAACGGGATGA
- a CDS encoding recombinase family protein, which translates to MPRSIGYARCSTTHQDTNAQVTELRSAGCEEVFAEKVSSRAPLEKRPQLRRCLESLQEGDELVVSKLDRLGRSQVEVINRLSDLQTKGIYVRTLDGLINTRGLGKLAPLVIGLLTGLAEVERSLIQERTLESVEHRRRTGGNNLGGRPKTSDKKERLVVRLRDEGESYRSIRDQTGLSLATIQRILKDHITTTA; encoded by the coding sequence ATGCCCAGATCCATCGGGTACGCCAGGTGCTCGACCACACACCAGGACACCAACGCTCAGGTCACTGAACTGCGGTCTGCTGGGTGCGAGGAGGTCTTTGCCGAGAAGGTGTCCTCCCGTGCACCGCTGGAGAAACGACCCCAGTTGAGACGGTGCCTGGAGTCGCTGCAGGAGGGGGACGAACTGGTGGTCTCCAAACTCGATCGCCTCGGTCGATCCCAGGTGGAGGTGATCAACCGTCTCTCTGACCTCCAGACCAAGGGGATCTACGTCCGCACTCTGGACGGTCTGATCAACACCAGAGGACTCGGGAAACTCGCCCCACTGGTGATCGGACTGCTGACGGGTCTTGCTGAGGTGGAGAGGTCACTGATCCAGGAACGCACCCTGGAGTCGGTTGAACACCGCAGAAGGACAGGAGGAAACAACCTCGGTGGGCGCCCGAAGACCTCAGACAAGAAGGAACGACTGGTGGTTCGCCTGAGAGATGAGGGTGAGTCCTACAGATCGATCCGAGATCAGACGGGACTCTCTCTCGCAACGATCCAACGGATTCTCAAAGACCACATCACCACTACCGCTTGA